A stretch of Acidovorax sp. RAC01 DNA encodes these proteins:
- a CDS encoding pyridoxal-phosphate-dependent aminotransferase family protein → MPGLLPDIDPDGLLEFSVVYTDRALNHMSKRFTGVVQDILGTLKEVYHAHTAVLVPGSGTFGMEAVARQFANQEKVLIVRNGWFSYRWTQIFDADKGLGGGSVVCKARQQGSGPQAPWAPCPADEVAATIRAERPKVVFAPHVETSSGIILSDDYLSTITAAAHEVGALFVLDCVASGAMWVDMQATGVDVLISAPQKGWSGSPCCAMVMLSARARQAIEGTTSSSFSCDLKKWMQIAEGYEKGQHAYHTTMPTDALVRLREVMAETREYGFAKVREEQIELGAKVRALMESRGFPSVAADGWKAPGVVVSYTTDPGIQNGKKFMEVGLQTAAGVPLQCDEGPDFKTFRIGLFGLEKWHNVDRTVGHLAKALDDIAAATAPAVAA, encoded by the coding sequence ATGCCCGGACTTCTGCCCGATATCGATCCCGACGGTCTGCTCGAATTCTCGGTGGTCTACACCGACCGCGCGCTCAATCACATGTCCAAGCGCTTTACTGGCGTGGTGCAGGACATTCTGGGCACGCTCAAAGAGGTCTACCACGCCCACACCGCCGTGCTGGTGCCGGGCAGCGGCACCTTTGGCATGGAAGCCGTGGCGCGCCAGTTTGCCAACCAGGAAAAGGTGCTCATCGTGCGCAACGGCTGGTTCAGCTACCGCTGGACTCAGATTTTTGATGCCGACAAGGGCCTGGGTGGCGGCTCGGTGGTGTGCAAGGCGCGCCAGCAGGGCAGCGGCCCGCAGGCGCCCTGGGCTCCGTGCCCGGCCGACGAGGTGGCCGCCACCATCCGCGCCGAGCGCCCCAAGGTGGTGTTTGCACCGCACGTCGAAACATCGAGCGGCATCATCCTGAGTGACGACTACCTGAGCACCATCACCGCCGCCGCGCACGAGGTGGGCGCGCTGTTTGTGCTGGACTGCGTGGCGTCTGGCGCGATGTGGGTGGACATGCAGGCCACCGGCGTGGACGTGCTGATTTCTGCTCCGCAAAAGGGCTGGAGCGGCTCACCCTGCTGCGCCATGGTGATGCTGAGCGCGCGTGCCCGCCAGGCCATCGAGGGCACGACCAGCAGCAGCTTTTCGTGCGACCTCAAGAAGTGGATGCAGATTGCCGAGGGCTATGAAAAGGGCCAGCACGCCTACCACACCACCATGCCCACCGATGCGCTGGTGCGCCTGCGCGAGGTGATGGCCGAGACGCGCGAATACGGCTTTGCCAAGGTGCGCGAGGAGCAGATCGAGCTGGGCGCCAAAGTGCGCGCGCTGATGGAATCGCGCGGCTTCCCCAGCGTGGCGGCCGACGGCTGGAAGGCCCCCGGTGTGGTGGTGAGCTACACCACCGACCCTGGCATCCAGAACGGCAAGAAGTTCATGGAAGTGGGCCTGCAGACTGCCGCTGGCGTGCCGCTGCAGTGCGACGAGGGCCCGGATTTCAAGACCTTCCGCATCGGCCTTTTCGGTCTGGAAAAGTGGCACAACGTGGACCGCACGGTGGGCCACCTGGCCAAGGCACTTGACGACATTGCGGCTGCCACCGCGCCTGCCGTTGCGGCCTGA
- a CDS encoding DUF445 domain-containing protein produces the protein MTAAPSPAHDPARALRRAKRQALALLLAVTAVFIATSLVPDRGLGLNCLKAMAEAAMVGALADWFAVVALFRRPLGLPIPHTAVIARNQARIGRNLATFVRDKFLDVPSLVALIRRHDPAERLAQWLTAPGNAGLLGHQATRLASAALEMVQDAQVERFIHKAARALIGQVDISRALAAVLDTLTHNGRHQALLDDVLGKLIELLQNEQTRAWVAQSIVAWLKKDHPRTEKLLPSDWLGDKGSVLLARALESLMADVAANPQHALRAQFDGALQRLIDRLKSDPEWARKGEEVRAWLQTDATVGGYVQSMWLDLRCALQRDLADADSALARQVGRLGLWLGESLAGDAALRQSFNDRLERWAEGLAPDVSAFIARHIEDTVRRWDVREMTELIELNIGKDLQYIRINGTVVGGLIGLVLFGVSHVGEIWRAVVGS, from the coding sequence ATGACCGCAGCACCTTCACCCGCCCACGACCCCGCGCGAGCGCTGCGCCGCGCCAAGCGGCAGGCCCTGGCCCTGCTGCTGGCGGTGACAGCGGTCTTCATTGCCACCAGCCTGGTGCCCGACCGCGGTTTGGGGCTCAACTGCCTCAAGGCCATGGCCGAGGCCGCCATGGTGGGTGCGCTGGCCGACTGGTTTGCGGTGGTGGCGCTGTTTCGCCGCCCGCTGGGCCTGCCCATCCCACACACGGCGGTCATCGCGCGCAATCAGGCCCGCATTGGCCGCAATCTGGCCACCTTTGTGCGCGACAAGTTCCTGGATGTGCCCTCGCTGGTGGCGCTGATCCGCCGCCATGACCCGGCCGAGCGCCTTGCGCAGTGGCTCACCGCACCCGGCAATGCCGGCCTGCTGGGCCACCAGGCCACGCGCCTGGCATCGGCTGCGCTGGAGATGGTGCAGGACGCGCAGGTGGAGCGCTTCATCCACAAGGCCGCGCGGGCGCTGATCGGGCAGGTGGACATCTCGCGCGCGCTGGCGGCGGTGCTCGACACCCTCACGCACAACGGCCGTCACCAGGCGCTGCTGGACGATGTGCTGGGTAAGCTCATCGAGTTGCTGCAAAACGAACAGACCCGCGCCTGGGTCGCGCAAAGCATCGTGGCCTGGCTGAAAAAAGACCACCCGCGCACCGAGAAGCTGTTGCCCAGCGACTGGCTGGGCGACAAGGGCTCGGTGCTGCTGGCCCGCGCGCTGGAGAGCCTGATGGCCGACGTGGCGGCCAATCCGCAGCACGCGCTGCGCGCCCAGTTTGATGGGGCCTTGCAGCGCTTGATTGACCGCCTCAAGAGCGACCCCGAGTGGGCCCGCAAGGGCGAGGAAGTGCGCGCCTGGCTGCAGACCGATGCCACGGTGGGCGGCTATGTGCAGTCGATGTGGCTGGACCTGCGCTGCGCGCTGCAGCGCGACCTGGCCGATGCCGATTCAGCGCTCGCGCGGCAGGTGGGCCGGCTGGGGCTGTGGCTGGGGGAGTCGCTGGCGGGCGATGCCGCGTTGCGGCAGTCTTTCAATGACCGGCTGGAGCGCTGGGCGGAGGGGCTGGCGCCGGATGTGTCGGCGTTTATTGCTCGGCACATTGAGGACACGGTGCGGCGGTGGGATGTGCGGGAGATGACGGAGCTGATCGAGCTGAACATCGGCAAGGATCTGCAGTACATCCGGATCAATGGGACGGTGGTGGGTGGGTTGATTGGGCTGGTGTTGTTTGGGGTGTCGCATGTGGGGGAGATTTGGCGGGCGGTGGTGGGTAGCTGA
- a CDS encoding LrgB family protein, with the protein MANNFVELWVYLSSAPLFGLTATLAVYVMAQALSVRYGHAPWANPVMVSVVVLAGLLLATGTAYPTYFAGAQFIHFLLGPAVVALGWPLWQRRAALRARWGRLVVASLAGGTAAAASAVGLGWALGLPGDVLLSLAPKSVTAPVAMGVAAQIGGVPALAAVFAALTGMVGALSARWLFGLLRLPTDPEGMALRGFALGTASHGIGAAHALQVHADAGAYAGLALGLQVVLAAVLMPLAFRWL; encoded by the coding sequence GTGGCGAACAACTTCGTTGAGCTGTGGGTTTACCTCTCCTCCGCGCCGCTGTTCGGCCTGACGGCCACGCTGGCGGTGTACGTGATGGCGCAGGCGCTGTCGGTGCGCTACGGCCACGCGCCCTGGGCCAACCCGGTGATGGTGTCCGTGGTGGTGCTGGCCGGGCTGCTGCTGGCCACGGGCACGGCCTACCCCACGTACTTTGCGGGCGCGCAGTTCATCCACTTTTTGCTGGGCCCGGCCGTGGTGGCACTGGGCTGGCCGCTGTGGCAACGCCGCGCGGCATTGCGTGCGCGCTGGGGGCGGCTGGTGGTGGCATCGCTGGCCGGTGGCACAGCGGCGGCGGCCAGCGCCGTGGGCTTGGGCTGGGCGCTGGGCCTGCCGGGTGATGTGCTGCTGTCGCTGGCGCCCAAGTCGGTGACCGCGCCGGTGGCGATGGGTGTGGCGGCGCAGATTGGCGGGGTGCCTGCGCTGGCTGCCGTTTTTGCCGCACTGACGGGGATGGTGGGGGCGCTGTCTGCCCGCTGGCTGTTCGGGTTGTTGCGGTTGCCGACCGATCCGGAAGGGATGGCGCTGCGCGGGTTTGCGCTGGGGACGGCGTCGCATGGCATCGGGGCGGCGCATGCGTTGCAGGTGCATGCGGATGCGGGGGCGTATGCGGGGTTGGCGTTGGGGTTGCAGGTGGTGTTGGCGGCGGTGTTGATGCCGCTGGCGTTTCGGTGGCTTTGA
- a CDS encoding CidA/LrgA family protein has protein sequence MKPLQGLAFLLLMQSAGEALSHFLKLPVPGPVVGMVALLLALRWAPVQQAVAPAAGFLLNHLSLLFVPVGVGMMTHLDLLGAYGLRLLLVIVLSTWIGMAVTALVLRWLQRPGKTEGGAGGEQLR, from the coding sequence ATGAAACCCCTGCAGGGCCTGGCCTTCCTGCTGCTCATGCAGTCGGCGGGCGAGGCCCTGTCGCACTTTCTGAAGCTGCCCGTGCCCGGCCCCGTGGTGGGCATGGTGGCGCTGCTGCTGGCCCTGCGCTGGGCGCCGGTGCAGCAGGCGGTAGCGCCCGCGGCGGGCTTTTTACTCAACCACCTGTCGCTGCTGTTCGTGCCCGTGGGCGTGGGCATGATGACGCACCTGGACCTGCTGGGCGCCTACGGCCTGCGCCTGCTGCTGGTGATCGTGCTCTCGACCTGGATCGGCATGGCGGTGACGGCCCTGGTGCTGCGCTGGCTGCAAAGGCCGGGCAAGACGGAAGGGGGCGCTGGTGGCGAACAACTTCGTTGA
- a CDS encoding FAD-linked oxidase C-terminal domain-containing protein, translating to MNNASPSALAAMSSTERAARQAEVVQALGRVLPAHALLWNAEDTTPYECDGLTAYRQRPLVVCLPETYDEVAAVLKACHALQVPVVARGAGTGLSGGAMPHAMGVTMSLAKFNRILKMDPESRTAVVQCGVRNLAISEAAAPYGLYYAPDPSSQIACTIGGNVAENSGGVHCLKYGLTVHNVLAVKGFTVEGAPVEFGSAALDAPGYDLLAAVIGSEGMLAVTTEVTVKLVPKPQLARCIMASFDDVRKAGDAVAAVIAAGIIPAGLEMMDGPMTAAVEDFVHADYDLSAAAILLCESDGTPEEVEEEIGRMTEVLRGAGATAIAVSRDEAQRLKFWSGRKNAFPASGRISPDYMCMDSTIPRKRLADILEAIAGMEIKYGLKCLNVFHAGDGNLHPLILFDANDADQLRRCELFGADILETSVAMGGTVTGEHGVGIEKISSMCVQFSPEENAQMFGLKHAFDPAGLLNPGKVIPTLHRCAEYGKMLVRGGQIKHPDLPRF from the coding sequence ATGAACAACGCCAGCCCTTCCGCCCTTGCGGCCATGTCGTCCACCGAGCGCGCCGCCCGCCAGGCCGAGGTCGTGCAGGCCCTGGGACGTGTGCTGCCGGCCCACGCCCTGCTGTGGAATGCCGAAGACACCACGCCCTACGAGTGCGACGGCCTCACCGCCTACCGCCAGCGCCCGCTGGTGGTGTGCCTGCCCGAGACGTACGACGAAGTGGCCGCCGTGCTCAAGGCCTGCCATGCGCTGCAGGTGCCGGTGGTGGCGCGCGGTGCGGGCACGGGCCTGTCGGGCGGTGCCATGCCGCACGCCATGGGCGTGACGATGTCGCTGGCCAAGTTCAACCGCATCCTGAAGATGGACCCCGAAAGCCGCACAGCCGTGGTGCAGTGCGGCGTGCGCAACCTGGCCATCAGCGAGGCCGCCGCGCCCTATGGCCTGTACTACGCACCCGACCCCAGCAGCCAGATCGCCTGCACCATCGGCGGCAACGTGGCCGAGAACTCGGGCGGGGTTCATTGCCTCAAATACGGCCTCACGGTGCACAACGTGCTGGCCGTGAAGGGCTTCACGGTGGAAGGGGCGCCGGTGGAATTTGGCAGTGCCGCGCTGGATGCCCCCGGCTACGACCTGCTGGCCGCCGTGATCGGCAGCGAGGGCATGCTGGCCGTGACCACCGAGGTCACCGTCAAGCTGGTGCCCAAGCCGCAGCTGGCCCGCTGCATCATGGCCAGCTTCGACGACGTGCGCAAAGCCGGCGATGCCGTCGCCGCGGTGATTGCCGCCGGCATCATCCCGGCAGGCCTCGAAATGATGGATGGCCCCATGACCGCTGCCGTCGAGGATTTTGTGCACGCCGACTACGACCTGAGCGCCGCCGCCATCCTGCTGTGCGAGAGCGACGGCACGCCCGAAGAGGTCGAGGAAGAAATCGGCCGCATGACCGAGGTGCTGCGCGGCGCCGGTGCCACCGCCATTGCCGTGAGCCGCGACGAGGCCCAGCGCCTGAAATTCTGGAGCGGCCGCAAGAACGCCTTCCCGGCCAGCGGCCGCATCAGCCCCGACTACATGTGCATGGACTCGACCATCCCGCGCAAGCGCCTGGCCGACATCCTGGAAGCCATTGCGGGCATGGAAATCAAGTACGGCCTCAAGTGCCTGAACGTGTTCCACGCCGGCGACGGCAACCTGCACCCGCTGATCCTGTTCGACGCGAACGATGCCGACCAGCTGCGCCGCTGCGAGCTGTTTGGCGCCGACATTCTGGAGACCAGCGTGGCCATGGGCGGCACGGTAACGGGTGAGCATGGCGTGGGCATCGAAAAAATCAGCAGCATGTGCGTGCAGTTCTCGCCCGAGGAAAACGCGCAGATGTTCGGCCTGAAACATGCCTTCGACCCGGCGGGCCTGCTCAACCCCGGCAAGGTCATCCCCACGCTGCACCGCTGCGCCGAATACGGAAAGATGCTGGTGCGCGGCGGCCAGATCAAGCACCCCGACCTGCCGCGCTTCTGA
- a CDS encoding LysR substrate-binding domain-containing protein, with protein sequence MATAAPSSFLSSAARRIPPIQCLLTFEALARLRSVTQTADELCVTPSAVSHRVKQLEQILGVRLFGRADFSLTTEGSAYLAHVREGLGALQRFPGQATAPGRRRLKLAVTPTFARTILIPRLRQFTEAYPEIDLALQVSIPLLDVVAEDADLMVRFGPGHYADVEHVEIARDSVTPLASPGFVREQGPFERPEDLEGVPLLRSPLEPWRTWFAAAGLDWPEPVEGSQFNDIGLMCDAAAAGMGVALVRHKLGAPWLENGTLVRLFPMDTPSPHAHYLCWRTGTMDRWECAAFAEWLQKTMG encoded by the coding sequence ATGGCCACTGCAGCCCCCTCGTCCTTCCTCAGCAGCGCCGCCCGGCGCATTCCGCCCATCCAGTGCCTGCTGACGTTTGAGGCCCTGGCGCGCCTGCGCAGCGTGACGCAGACGGCCGACGAGCTGTGCGTGACGCCCAGCGCCGTAAGCCACCGGGTCAAGCAGCTCGAGCAGATCCTGGGCGTGCGGCTGTTCGGCCGGGCCGACTTTTCGCTGACCACCGAAGGCAGCGCCTACCTGGCCCATGTGCGCGAGGGCCTGGGCGCGCTGCAGCGCTTTCCGGGCCAGGCCACGGCCCCCGGCCGCCGGCGCCTGAAGCTGGCGGTGACGCCCACCTTTGCCCGCACCATCCTCATCCCGCGCCTGCGCCAGTTCACCGAGGCCTACCCCGAGATCGACCTGGCCCTGCAGGTTTCGATCCCGCTGCTGGACGTGGTGGCCGAAGACGCCGACCTGATGGTGCGTTTTGGTCCGGGCCACTACGCCGATGTGGAGCATGTCGAGATTGCCCGCGACAGCGTGACACCCCTGGCGTCCCCCGGCTTTGTGCGCGAGCAGGGCCCGTTCGAACGGCCTGAAGACCTCGAGGGCGTGCCCCTGCTGCGCAGCCCGCTGGAGCCCTGGCGCACCTGGTTTGCCGCCGCGGGCCTCGATTGGCCGGAGCCTGTCGAGGGCTCGCAGTTCAACGACATCGGCCTGATGTGCGACGCCGCCGCCGCCGGCATGGGCGTGGCCCTGGTGCGCCACAAGCTGGGCGCACCCTGGCTGGAAAACGGCACGCTGGTGCGCCTGTTCCCCATGGACACCCCCAGCCCGCACGCGCACTACCTGTGCTGGCGCACCGGCACCATGGACCGCTGGGAATGCGCCGCCTTCGCCGAGTGGCTGCAAAAGACGATGGGGTAG
- the purU gene encoding formyltetrahydrofolate deformylase, translated as MTNAYILTLSCPDRLGLVHAVSGFLLEHGGNIEEAAQYNDHATGLFFMRVQFACDQHDTATLKARLASFAEPYAMRWSLHATAAPMKTVLMVSKEGHCLNDLLFRWKSGLLPIDIRAIISNHRDFYQLAASYNVPFHHIPLTAATKAQGEAKQLEIIEAEGAELVVLARYMQILSLDMCQKLAGRAINIHHSFLPSFKGAKPYYQAHDRGVKLIGATAHYVTADLDEGPIIEQDVARADHTDTVEDLTARGRDTESQVLARAVKWHSEHRVILNGHKTVIFR; from the coding sequence ATGACCAATGCCTACATCCTCACACTGTCCTGCCCCGACCGGCTAGGACTGGTGCACGCCGTCTCGGGCTTCCTGCTGGAGCACGGCGGCAACATCGAAGAAGCCGCACAGTACAACGACCACGCCACCGGCCTGTTCTTCATGCGGGTGCAGTTCGCCTGCGACCAGCACGATACCGCCACCCTCAAGGCCCGCCTGGCCAGCTTTGCCGAACCCTACGCCATGCGCTGGAGCCTGCACGCCACCGCCGCGCCGATGAAGACGGTGCTCATGGTCAGCAAGGAAGGCCATTGCCTGAACGACCTGCTGTTCCGCTGGAAGAGCGGTCTGCTGCCCATCGACATCCGCGCCATCATCAGCAACCACCGCGACTTCTACCAGCTGGCGGCCAGCTACAACGTGCCGTTCCACCACATCCCGCTCACCGCAGCCACCAAGGCCCAGGGTGAGGCCAAACAGCTGGAGATTATCGAGGCCGAGGGGGCCGAACTGGTCGTATTGGCCCGTTACATGCAGATACTTTCTCTTGACATGTGTCAAAAACTGGCAGGGCGGGCGATCAACATCCACCACAGCTTCCTGCCCAGCTTCAAGGGCGCCAAGCCCTACTACCAGGCGCATGACCGCGGCGTGAAGCTGATTGGCGCCACGGCCCACTACGTGACGGCCGACCTGGACGAAGGCCCGATCATCGAACAGGACGTGGCCCGCGCCGACCACACCGACACCGTGGAAGACCTCACCGCCCGCGGCCGCGACACCGAAAGCCAGGTGCTGGCCCGCGCCGTGAAGTGGCACAGCGAGCACCGCGTAATCCTGAACGGCCACAAGACCGTGATCTTCCGGTAG
- a CDS encoding putative bifunctional diguanylate cyclase/phosphodiesterase, with amino-acid sequence MANPGAAPLIAPWRGMLLYLAVGVAWVFAGDVLLAHFVTDPATLTRLQTWKGWGYVALTSLLAGWVLRRARRADQGRRATAQELSLIVRHAPAGVARVAPDGRLLWANARLQALLGVPLADVLALNFREVMRPADPDVAQAHLQRLLAGEIDHFIDERVCRRPGDGREVPVLCTITLAPGTDGDAEHLVCMVQNLDEIQAARAALQRSEARQRLAATVVDNTLEGVVVTDAQSRILSVNAAVTRMLGYTEAELLGKTPRVFQSGRHGPAFYDVMWDTLRQTGHWKGEIWNRRKNGEVFPEQMSLSAVRDPAGEITHYVCMFTDVSEEKAQQQRLEFLAHRDALTGLANRNWFGAELELAVSEARESGEIVAVLLINLDRFKDVNDSYGHTTGDAVLRHIARQVQSALRPGDVLGRLAGDELAVVARHLRHADGAAAVARHLIAAVAEPWRSPDGFEVVAGASVGICMFPDHAETTELLLQGAHAAVYGAKARGRGAWCFFHEAMTQAARERLALESRLRLALAQGQLEMYYQPQIDIATGRVLGAEALVRWNDPQEGVVSPARFIPVAESSGVIGPMGEWVLHQVCRQGQAWRAAGLPDMTLAVNVSPRQFHLTDLVGCASQALHDSGFPPALLELEITESALAERTEDARQVLERLRALGLRIAIDDFGTGYSSLAQLKRFPIDVLKIDQGFIRDIPASDDDMAISAAIIAMGHSMGMAVLAEGVETAGQLAFLRERGCDAYQGYLCSRPLPASEFMELLQTSHGWGATPAGLQASHR; translated from the coding sequence ATGGCCAACCCGGGCGCTGCCCCGTTGATTGCCCCGTGGCGGGGCATGCTGCTCTACCTGGCGGTGGGCGTGGCCTGGGTGTTTGCGGGCGATGTGCTGCTGGCGCATTTCGTCACCGACCCGGCCACGCTGACCCGTCTGCAGACCTGGAAGGGCTGGGGCTATGTGGCACTGACCAGCCTGCTGGCGGGCTGGGTGCTGCGCCGGGCGCGCCGGGCAGACCAGGGGCGCCGCGCCACCGCGCAGGAGCTGTCGCTCATCGTCCGCCATGCGCCAGCAGGGGTGGCGCGGGTGGCGCCTGATGGCCGCCTTCTGTGGGCCAACGCCCGCTTGCAGGCACTGCTGGGCGTGCCGCTGGCTGATGTGCTGGCGCTCAATTTTCGCGAGGTGATGCGCCCGGCCGACCCTGATGTGGCGCAGGCCCACCTGCAGCGGCTGCTCGCGGGCGAGATCGACCATTTCATTGACGAGCGTGTTTGTCGCCGGCCGGGCGACGGGCGCGAGGTGCCCGTGCTGTGCACCATCACACTGGCGCCCGGCACCGACGGCGATGCCGAGCACCTGGTGTGCATGGTGCAGAACCTCGACGAGATCCAGGCCGCGCGCGCCGCCCTGCAGCGCAGCGAGGCGCGTCAGCGCCTGGCTGCCACGGTGGTGGACAACACCCTGGAGGGCGTGGTGGTGACCGATGCGCAAAGCCGCATCCTGTCGGTCAACGCGGCGGTGACCCGCATGCTGGGCTACACCGAGGCCGAGCTGCTGGGCAAGACGCCGCGGGTGTTCCAGTCGGGCCGGCATGGGCCTGCCTTTTATGACGTGATGTGGGACACCCTGCGCCAGACAGGCCACTGGAAGGGCGAGATCTGGAACCGCCGCAAGAACGGGGAGGTGTTCCCCGAGCAGATGTCGCTGTCGGCGGTGCGCGACCCGGCCGGGGAGATTACGCACTACGTGTGCATGTTCACCGACGTGTCCGAGGAAAAGGCCCAGCAGCAGCGGCTGGAGTTCCTGGCCCACCGCGATGCGCTCACCGGGCTGGCCAACCGCAACTGGTTTGGCGCCGAGCTGGAGCTGGCCGTGTCGGAGGCGCGCGAGAGCGGCGAGATCGTGGCCGTGCTGCTGATCAACCTTGACCGTTTCAAGGACGTGAACGACAGCTATGGCCACACCACGGGCGATGCGGTGCTGCGGCACATTGCGCGGCAGGTGCAGTCGGCCCTGCGGCCGGGCGACGTGCTGGGCCGCCTGGCGGGCGACGAGCTGGCCGTGGTGGCCCGCCACCTGCGCCATGCCGACGGCGCCGCCGCCGTGGCGCGCCACCTGATTGCCGCCGTGGCCGAGCCCTGGCGCTCTCCCGATGGCTTTGAGGTGGTGGCCGGGGCCAGCGTGGGCATCTGCATGTTCCCCGACCATGCGGAAACCACCGAGCTGCTGCTGCAGGGCGCGCATGCGGCCGTGTACGGCGCCAAGGCGCGTGGCCGCGGTGCCTGGTGCTTCTTCCACGAGGCCATGACGCAGGCAGCGCGCGAGCGGCTGGCGCTGGAGTCGCGGCTGCGCCTGGCGCTGGCGCAGGGCCAGCTGGAGATGTACTACCAGCCGCAGATCGACATTGCCACCGGCCGCGTGCTGGGTGCCGAAGCCCTGGTGCGCTGGAACGACCCGCAAGAGGGCGTGGTCTCGCCTGCCCGCTTCATCCCCGTGGCCGAATCCTCGGGCGTGATCGGGCCCATGGGCGAGTGGGTGCTGCACCAGGTGTGCCGCCAGGGCCAGGCCTGGCGTGCTGCCGGCCTGCCTGACATGACGCTGGCGGTGAATGTGTCGCCGCGCCAGTTCCACCTGACGGACCTGGTGGGCTGCGCGTCGCAGGCGCTGCACGATTCCGGGTTCCCGCCCGCGCTGCTGGAGCTGGAGATCACCGAAAGCGCGCTGGCCGAGCGCACGGAAGATGCGCGGCAGGTGCTGGAGCGCCTGCGCGCCCTGGGGCTGCGCATTGCCATCGATGACTTTGGCACGGGCTACTCGTCACTCGCGCAGCTCAAGCGCTTTCCCATCGATGTGCTCAAGATCGACCAGGGCTTCATCCGTGACATCCCTGCCAGCGACGACGACATGGCCATCAGCGCGGCCATCATCGCCATGGGCCACAGCATGGGCATGGCGGTGCTGGCCGAGGGCGTGGAAACCGCCGGTCAGCTGGCGTTCCTGCGCGAGCGCGGCTGTGATGCCTACCAGGGCTATCTGTGCAGCCGGCCGCTGCCGGCCAGTGAGTTCATGGAGCTGCTGCAGACAAGCCACGGCTGGGGCGCCACGCCGGCGGGTCTGCAGGCCTCGCACCGCTGA
- a CDS encoding ChaN family lipoprotein — protein sequence MQTPGLPVAAPGRGALAKAVLALGALAALAALTGCAANPAADTTADSARGWGRQIDALLPADVLLLGEQHDAPEHQRLQRDTVQRLAARGQLAAVVMEMAERGHGTTGLPTSATPAQAQAALQWNDAAWPWQAYGPVVMAAVQAGVPVLGGNLPRSTMRAAMQDTAWDAHLPTPALQRQYTALREGHCGLLPESQIAPMARIQMARDASMAQAVQGAMQPGKTVVLIAGAGHVHRSMGVPTHWPASVRAQVVVARAGASAPAPEPGDADTVLETAAAPARDACAELRQQWQAQPTPRPPADATRP from the coding sequence ATGCAAACACCCGGATTACCCGTTGCCGCGCCAGGGCGCGGCGCCCTGGCCAAGGCCGTGCTCGCGCTGGGGGCGCTGGCTGCGCTGGCCGCGCTCACCGGCTGTGCCGCCAACCCTGCGGCGGACACCACCGCCGATTCAGCACGCGGCTGGGGCCGCCAGATCGATGCCCTGCTGCCTGCCGACGTGCTGCTGCTGGGCGAGCAGCACGATGCCCCTGAACACCAGCGGCTGCAGCGCGACACCGTGCAGCGGCTGGCCGCACGCGGCCAGCTGGCCGCCGTGGTGATGGAAATGGCCGAGCGCGGCCACGGCACCACCGGCCTGCCCACCAGCGCCACGCCCGCCCAGGCCCAGGCTGCACTGCAGTGGAACGATGCGGCCTGGCCCTGGCAGGCCTACGGCCCGGTGGTGATGGCGGCGGTGCAGGCTGGCGTGCCGGTGCTGGGCGGCAACCTGCCCCGCAGCACCATGCGGGCGGCCATGCAAGACACCGCGTGGGACGCCCACCTGCCCACACCCGCCCTGCAGCGCCAGTACACCGCCCTGCGCGAAGGCCACTGCGGCCTGTTGCCCGAATCGCAGATCGCGCCCATGGCGCGCATCCAGATGGCCCGCGATGCCAGCATGGCCCAGGCCGTGCAGGGTGCCATGCAGCCGGGCAAGACCGTGGTGCTGATAGCGGGGGCAGGCCACGTGCACCGCAGCATGGGAGTCCCCACCCACTGGCCAGCCAGCGTGCGCGCGCAGGTGGTGGTGGCGCGCGCCGGTGCGTCCGCGCCGGCGCCCGAACCCGGCGATGCCGACACCGTGCTGGAAACTGCCGCTGCGCCAGCGCGCGATGCCTGTGCCGAACTGCGCCAGCAATGGCAGGCCCAGCCTACCCCGCGGCCGCCGGCCGACGCGACCCGCCCCTGA